One genomic region from Rhinoraja longicauda isolate Sanriku21f chromosome 36, sRhiLon1.1, whole genome shotgun sequence encodes:
- the LOC144610382 gene encoding putative G-protein coupled receptor 139 yields MGNYMGYPVIFVFERIYYPVLATVGITVNLVAIVILSRGKCGLSKCITRYLLAMALADVMVVIVEVILKRINNIYLPINILFITPICAMKIVTKIAALDCSVWFTVAFTFDRFVAISCPNLRPRYCTERTASVVLATVCTLACLRSIPFYFIYEPRFILNNVPYFCIGTAAYYTSPLWAAYGWFDSILTPLIPICLILLFNALTIKHIIKSNKIRRALMYNVGEGNDSESENRKRSMILLFTLSANFILMWTTYVVHSLNWRMRNYNYTDRNFTNPIYINQQTGFMLQLLSSCTNTCIYGLTQRMFRHELYNGVRYLLTLNGRLCK; encoded by the exons ATGGGCAACTACATGGGCTATCCGGTCATCTTTGTGTTTGAGCGCATCTACTACCCTGTTCTTGCAACAGTCGGCATCACTG TGAACTTGGTGGCGATCgtaatcctgtcccggggaaaatgCGGACTCTCCAAATGTATTACTCGCTATCTGCTTGCCATGGCGCTGGCCGATGTAATGGTGGTGATCGTCGAAGTCATACTGAAGCGGATCAACAACATTTACTTGCCGATAAATATCTTGTTCATCACTCCAATCTGTGCCATGAAAATAGTCACAAAGATTGCAGCCctcgactgttctgtctggttcacggtCGCTTTTACCTTTGATCGTTTTGTGGCCATTTCTTGTCCAAACCTCAGACCAAGGTATTGTACCGAGAGGACCGCAAGTGTGGTCTTAGCAACAGTGTGCACGCTGGCTTGTTTGAGGAGTATCCCTTTTTACTTTATTTATGAACCTAGATTTATCCTTAACAACGTCCCGTATTTCTGCATTGGAACCGCCGCCTACTATACTTCGCCTCTGTGGGCGGCGTACGGGTGGTTCGACAGTATCTTAACCCCTTTGATACCAATCTGCCTCATCCTTCTGTTCAACGCCCTTACCATCAAACACATCATAAAGTCCAATAAGATCCGTAGGGCGCTCATGTATAACGTTGGTGAAGGTAATGATTCTGAGAGCGAGAACCGTAAAAGGTCCATGATTTTGCTTTTTACTCTGTCTGCCAATTTCATCCTCATGTGGACAACATATGTTGTACATTCCTTAAACTGGCGAATGAGAAACTACAACTACACAGACAGGAATTTCACCAACCCGATATACATCAACCAGCAAACAGGGTTCATGTTGCAACTACTGagttcctgcaccaacacgtgtatctaTGGACTGACACAGAGGATGTTCAGACACGAGCTGTACAATGGTGTGAGATACCTGCTCACACTCAATGGGCGACTCTGTAAATAG